One window from the genome of Moorena sp. SIOASIH encodes:
- a CDS encoding DNRLRE domain-containing protein, which produces MIIPAVMLFPAPSQAMVNAESESIQNVDKPQVAPINANVQLITTAAGNGADTFIRGGSYSSQNNGTNGKLVVKLDNTVSYSRKTYLRFDLSELNDGIDDVSLNLSTINLPNTKGSIEFYGLNDGVEENWSETKTTWNNAPGNDTYSTNLFLSNQTTYLGKLPAASIATGDSFSFNSPELLDFIKGDTDDIVTILINRAEYKAPDAYIVFASKESTEYSPPTLMATLKPAVQSNPETDTANLFELPDCVNSDCNCSDFKTQEEAQAVFNYFGDDRFRLDGNKDGLACTSLPHAKAP; this is translated from the coding sequence TTGATAATTCCTGCCGTGATGCTCTTCCCCGCTCCAAGCCAAGCCATGGTTAACGCTGAAAGCGAGAGCATACAAAATGTAGACAAACCCCAAGTAGCACCAATCAATGCCAATGTTCAACTAATTACTACAGCAGCGGGCAATGGAGCAGACACCTTTATCCGAGGTGGTTCCTACTCTAGTCAGAACAATGGAACAAACGGTAAATTAGTCGTCAAGCTTGATAACACCGTCTCTTATAGCCGCAAAACTTACCTCCGATTTGATCTCAGTGAGCTGAATGATGGTATTGATGATGTGAGCCTGAATTTGAGTACGATAAACCTTCCCAACACCAAAGGATCTATTGAGTTTTATGGCTTGAATGATGGAGTAGAGGAAAATTGGTCTGAAACCAAAACCACTTGGAATAACGCGCCGGGTAATGATACTTACTCTACCAATTTATTTCTCTCAAACCAAACAACTTACTTAGGGAAACTCCCTGCAGCTTCTATAGCGACAGGAGATTCTTTTAGCTTTAACTCACCTGAGTTACTAGATTTCATCAAAGGTGATACTGATGACATAGTGACTATTCTGATTAATCGTGCAGAATATAAAGCCCCAGATGCCTATATCGTTTTTGCGTCTAAAGAAAGCACTGAGTATAGCCCTCCTACACTAATGGCTACTCTGAAACCTGCTGTTCAAAGCAACCCTGAAACTGATACAGCCAATCTTTTTGAGCTTCCCGATTGTGTCAATTCCGATTGTAACTGCTCGGATTTTAAGACTCAGGAAGAGGCACAGGCTGTGTTTAACTACTTTGGGGATGATCGTTTCCGTCTAGATGGGAACAAAGATGGTCTTGCTTGCACAAGTCTGCCCCATGCCAAAGCTCCATAA